A genome region from Micromonospora peucetia includes the following:
- the secA2 gene encoding accessory Sec system translocase SecA2 — protein MGVSQRLKSRFRRFLQRPGTTVDLAPLEKLLPAVEAREDELSAFDDAELIEAAGKATGYEEICAVGREAARRGLDQRPYDVQLLGAMALLSGKVAEMATGEGKTLTATIAAYGHVRMGNGPVHVLTVNDYLARRDALWMEPVYTLLGLTVGWVNEASTPQERRDAYACDVTYVSVSEAGFDYLRDQLVTDVEDRVQPPLRTAIVDEADSILIDEARVPMVLAGAVTGEQDPVHAAAAQVRGLRKGKHYTVAEDGRSVAFTAAGLAAVEAKLGIDLYDEEHVAQLSAVNVALHAHALLHRDVDYIVRDGSVELIDEMRGRVAQRRRWPDGLQAAVEAKEGLDATAEGEVLGTIAVQAYIALYPKVCGMTATAVLVGDQLREFFGLEVAVIPPNTPCVREDEPDRIYATRAEKEEALIDEIKRNHERGRPVLVGTLDVKESEGLAAGLNAAGVSCVVLNAKNDDEEATIIAEAGAYGAVTVSTQMAGRGVDIRLGGSDQEDRDRVAELDGLYVIGSGRHDSRRVDDQLRGRAGRQGDPGGSVFFVSLEDDLVVRHAGDAIPASPRMNADGLVTDDQVEYAVEHAQRVAEGVNHEIHRNTWRYGVVIEQQRKALAERRERLLTSDVAALMLLDRMPEKAGDMDEDLLARAARWIALFHLDRLWAEHLAELSEVREGVHLRALGRLDPLDEFHRAAVPAFNNLIPEIERRTLDTFEETEFEEDWEPDEAKLVRPSATWTYLVHDNPFGSELDRLIASVGRRLSSASR, from the coding sequence ATGGGTGTGTCGCAACGCTTGAAGAGCAGGTTCCGCCGGTTCCTCCAGCGCCCGGGGACGACGGTCGACCTGGCGCCGTTGGAGAAGCTGCTGCCGGCCGTCGAGGCGCGCGAGGATGAGCTGTCGGCGTTCGACGACGCCGAGCTGATCGAAGCCGCCGGCAAGGCCACGGGCTACGAGGAGATCTGCGCGGTCGGCCGCGAGGCCGCCCGCCGCGGCCTCGACCAGCGGCCGTACGACGTGCAGCTGCTCGGCGCGATGGCGCTGCTCTCGGGCAAGGTCGCCGAGATGGCCACCGGTGAGGGCAAGACGCTCACCGCGACCATCGCCGCGTACGGGCACGTCCGGATGGGCAACGGCCCGGTGCACGTGCTCACCGTCAACGACTACCTGGCCCGGCGCGACGCCCTCTGGATGGAGCCGGTCTACACCCTGCTCGGCCTGACCGTCGGCTGGGTCAACGAGGCGTCCACCCCGCAGGAGCGGCGCGACGCGTACGCCTGCGACGTCACCTACGTCTCGGTGAGCGAGGCCGGCTTCGACTATCTGCGCGACCAGCTCGTCACCGACGTGGAGGACCGGGTGCAGCCGCCGCTGCGCACCGCGATCGTCGACGAGGCCGACTCGATCCTCATCGACGAGGCCCGGGTGCCGATGGTCCTCGCCGGCGCGGTCACCGGCGAGCAGGACCCGGTGCACGCCGCCGCCGCGCAGGTGCGGGGCCTGCGCAAGGGCAAGCACTACACGGTCGCCGAGGACGGCCGCAGCGTCGCCTTCACCGCCGCCGGCCTGGCCGCCGTCGAGGCGAAGCTCGGCATCGACCTGTACGACGAGGAGCACGTCGCGCAGCTGTCCGCGGTGAACGTGGCGCTGCACGCACACGCCCTGCTGCACCGCGACGTCGACTACATCGTCCGGGACGGCTCCGTCGAGCTGATCGACGAGATGCGGGGCCGGGTCGCCCAGCGCCGCCGCTGGCCGGACGGGCTCCAGGCGGCGGTGGAGGCCAAGGAGGGCCTCGACGCCACCGCCGAGGGCGAGGTGCTCGGCACCATCGCCGTGCAGGCGTACATCGCGCTCTATCCCAAGGTGTGCGGCATGACGGCGACCGCGGTGCTGGTCGGCGACCAGCTCCGGGAGTTCTTCGGCCTCGAGGTGGCGGTGATCCCGCCGAACACCCCGTGTGTGCGCGAGGACGAGCCGGACCGCATCTACGCCACCCGCGCGGAGAAGGAGGAGGCGCTGATTGACGAGATCAAGCGCAACCACGAGCGCGGGCGGCCGGTGCTGGTCGGCACCCTGGACGTGAAGGAGTCCGAGGGGCTGGCCGCCGGCCTGAACGCCGCCGGAGTGTCCTGCGTGGTGCTCAACGCGAAGAACGACGACGAGGAGGCGACGATCATCGCCGAGGCCGGCGCGTACGGCGCGGTGACCGTCTCCACCCAGATGGCCGGCCGGGGCGTGGACATCCGGCTCGGCGGCAGCGATCAGGAAGACCGGGACCGGGTCGCCGAGCTGGACGGTCTCTACGTGATCGGCAGCGGCCGGCACGACAGTCGGCGCGTCGACGACCAGCTGCGCGGTCGGGCCGGTCGGCAGGGCGACCCGGGCGGGTCGGTCTTCTTCGTCAGCCTGGAGGATGACCTGGTCGTCCGGCACGCCGGCGACGCCATCCCGGCCTCGCCCCGGATGAACGCCGACGGCCTGGTCACCGACGACCAGGTCGAGTACGCCGTGGAGCACGCCCAGCGGGTCGCCGAGGGCGTCAACCACGAGATCCACCGCAACACCTGGCGCTACGGCGTCGTCATCGAGCAGCAGCGCAAGGCCCTCGCCGAGCGCCGCGAGCGGCTGCTGACCAGCGACGTGGCGGCGCTGATGCTGCTGGACCGGATGCCGGAGAAAGCCGGCGACATGGACGAGGACCTGCTCGCCCGGGCCGCCCGGTGGATCGCCCTCTTCCACCTCGACCGGCTCTGGGCGGAGCACCTCGCGGAGCTCTCCGAGGTGCGCGAGGGCGTGCACCTGCGCGCGCTCGGCCGGCTCGACCCGCTGGACGAGTTCCACCGGGCGGCGGTGCCGGCGTTCAACAACCTGATTCCGGAGATCGAGCGGCGGACCCTCGACACCTTCGAGGAGACGGAGTTCGAGGAGGACTGGGAGCCGGACGAGGCGAAGCTGGTTCGCCCGAGCGCGACCTGGACGTACCTCGTGCACGACAACCCGTTCGGCTCGGAGCTGGACCGGTTGATCGCCTCGGTGGGACGGCGGCTCAGCTCCGCGTCGCGCTGA
- a CDS encoding ABC transporter ATP-binding protein: MTADAPVLAAADSAATAGSVTTAVDGSATTAAEHTGAGGSGGSGDSRRVGLVALLPYLRAHRGTLAVVGALSLAGAAASLAQPLLTRSVLDGLSGRRGVAGLVAALVALVLVAAALGGLRDYLLQRTAEGVVLGTRRRLAGHLLRLPIAEYDRRRTGDLLSRVGSDTTLLRAVVTSGLFEVVTGAVMVLGAAGAMVLLDPVLFGVTLLGVAAGIAIAVAFAHRVRDLARAAQERVGEMTSAVERAISAARTIRAARAERREADAIGVSATQAYAAGLRVARVQAFVGPASSVTIQGAFLLVLGVGGARVAAGAITVGDLVAFIMFLFFLVLPLGQAVHAYTQLQTGLGALQRIEEVLAVPVEEAADRPAPAPARAPAGGGPASVEFDRVGFGYPGGPPVLREVSFTVPAGTRTALVGPSGAGKSTLLALVERFYEVTDGALRLDGVDVRDLPRDALRARIGYVEQSAPVLAGTLRENLLISAPQAAEARLRAVLDEVNLGHLAERAPEGLDVQVGEGGVLLSGGERQRLAIARALLAGPPVLLLDEPTSNLDARNEAALRRAIDAVAARRTLLIVAHRLSTVVDADQIVVLDGGRVAATGTHDELTGTSPLYRELATHQLLVT; this comes from the coding sequence ATGACCGCCGACGCTCCCGTCCTGGCCGCCGCCGACTCCGCCGCCACCGCCGGTTCCGTCACGACCGCCGTCGACGGTTCCGCCACGACCGCCGCAGAGCACACCGGCGCCGGTGGTTCCGGCGGGAGCGGCGACAGTCGGCGGGTCGGTCTCGTCGCCCTGCTGCCGTACCTGCGCGCCCACCGCGGCACCCTGGCCGTGGTGGGCGCGCTGTCGCTGGCCGGTGCGGCGGCCTCGCTGGCGCAGCCACTGCTCACCCGCTCGGTGCTGGACGGGCTCTCCGGCCGCCGAGGAGTGGCCGGGCTGGTGGCGGCGCTGGTCGCCCTGGTGCTGGTGGCCGCGGCGCTCGGCGGGTTGCGGGACTACCTGCTGCAACGCACCGCGGAGGGGGTCGTGCTGGGCACCCGGCGGCGGCTGGCCGGGCACCTGCTGCGGCTGCCGATCGCCGAGTACGACCGCCGCCGCACGGGCGACCTGCTGTCCCGGGTCGGCTCGGACACCACCCTGCTGCGCGCGGTGGTCACCTCCGGCCTGTTCGAGGTGGTCACCGGCGCCGTGATGGTGCTCGGCGCGGCGGGTGCGATGGTCCTGCTCGACCCGGTGCTGTTCGGGGTGACCCTGCTCGGGGTGGCCGCCGGCATCGCCATCGCGGTCGCCTTCGCCCACCGGGTTCGGGACCTGGCCCGGGCCGCCCAGGAACGCGTCGGCGAGATGACCTCGGCGGTGGAGCGGGCCATCTCCGCCGCCCGGACGATCCGCGCGGCCCGGGCGGAGCGGCGCGAGGCCGACGCGATCGGCGTCAGCGCCACCCAGGCGTACGCGGCGGGGCTGCGGGTGGCCCGGGTGCAGGCGTTCGTCGGGCCGGCCAGCAGCGTCACCATCCAGGGGGCGTTCCTGCTGGTCCTCGGGGTGGGCGGGGCGCGGGTGGCGGCTGGCGCGATCACCGTCGGCGACCTCGTCGCTTTCATCATGTTCCTGTTCTTCCTGGTGCTTCCGCTCGGGCAGGCGGTGCACGCCTACACCCAGTTGCAGACCGGCCTGGGCGCGCTCCAACGGATCGAGGAGGTGCTCGCCGTACCGGTCGAGGAGGCGGCCGACCGGCCGGCGCCCGCCCCGGCCCGGGCACCGGCCGGCGGCGGCCCGGCGTCCGTCGAGTTCGACCGGGTGGGCTTCGGCTACCCGGGCGGCCCGCCGGTGCTGCGCGAGGTCAGCTTCACCGTGCCGGCCGGCACCCGGACCGCCCTGGTCGGCCCGTCGGGCGCCGGCAAGTCCACGCTGCTGGCGCTGGTCGAGCGCTTCTACGAGGTCACCGACGGCGCGTTGCGGCTGGACGGGGTCGACGTGCGGGACCTGCCCCGCGACGCGCTGCGGGCCCGGATCGGCTACGTCGAGCAGTCCGCGCCCGTGCTGGCCGGCACGCTGCGGGAGAACCTCCTGATCAGCGCGCCGCAGGCCGCCGAGGCCCGGCTGCGCGCGGTCCTTGACGAGGTCAACCTCGGCCACCTCGCCGAGCGCGCCCCGGAGGGGCTGGACGTGCAGGTCGGCGAGGGCGGGGTGCTGCTCTCCGGCGGCGAGCGGCAGCGGCTGGCGATCGCCCGCGCCCTGCTGGCCGGCCCACCGGTGCTGCTGCTCGACGAGCCGACCAGCAACCTCGACGCCCGCAACGAGGCCGCGCTGCGCCGGGCCATCGACGCGGTGGCCGCCCGGCGCACCCTGCTGATCGTGGCGCACCGCCTCTCCACCGTCGTCGACGCCGACCAGATCGTGGTGCTCGACGGCGGCCGGGTGGCGGCCACCGGCACCCACGACGAGCTGACCGGAACCAGCCCGCTCTACCGTGAGCTGGCCACCCACCAGCTTCTGGTGACCTGA
- a CDS encoding zinc-dependent alcohol dehydrogenase, which produces MRDKVVVVSGPGRVELVEQDAAALTDGTFRVETLFSGVSAGTELSYVKGTNPYLNVTWNADLGLFQPGSASTPFPVNRLGYMQVARVVESRTPAVAVGTVGAMTYGHRTGWVADPVAERFVPLPEDLDPLLGVYVAHMGPICANGVLHAAADLHGADVRSLGDGVRGRRVAVVGSGVVALLTALFAKRHGAASVVVLDPTPQRRAVAEALGLQALDPEADDPAVVLKTRWAHGPGDRGADVVFQCRGQAWALQLALRLLRPQGTVVDLAFYQAGADAVRFGEEFHHNGLSLRCAQIGRVPRGLAPTWDRERLSAETIDLLRAYGDVIRKQLVSAVVPFEEAPTLLTDLAERRRQELQVVLAV; this is translated from the coding sequence ATGCGTGACAAGGTGGTGGTGGTCAGCGGCCCGGGGCGGGTGGAACTGGTCGAGCAGGACGCCGCCGCGCTGACCGACGGCACGTTCCGGGTCGAGACGCTGTTCAGCGGAGTCTCCGCGGGCACCGAGCTGAGCTACGTCAAGGGCACCAACCCCTACCTGAACGTCACCTGGAACGCCGACCTCGGGCTCTTCCAGCCGGGCTCGGCGAGCACCCCGTTCCCGGTGAACCGGCTGGGCTACATGCAGGTCGCCCGGGTGGTGGAGAGCCGTACCCCGGCCGTCGCCGTGGGCACCGTCGGCGCGATGACGTACGGCCACCGCACCGGCTGGGTCGCCGACCCGGTCGCCGAACGGTTCGTGCCGCTGCCCGAGGACCTCGACCCGCTGCTCGGCGTATACGTCGCGCACATGGGGCCGATCTGCGCCAACGGGGTGCTGCACGCCGCCGCCGACCTGCACGGCGCCGACGTGCGGTCCCTCGGCGACGGGGTGCGGGGTCGCCGGGTCGCGGTCGTCGGCAGCGGGGTGGTGGCCCTGCTCACCGCACTGTTCGCCAAGCGCCACGGGGCCGCCTCGGTGGTGGTGCTCGACCCGACCCCGCAGCGGCGGGCCGTCGCCGAGGCGCTGGGCCTACAGGCCCTCGACCCGGAGGCCGACGACCCGGCGGTGGTGCTGAAGACCCGCTGGGCGCACGGCCCCGGTGACCGGGGCGCCGACGTGGTGTTCCAGTGCCGGGGGCAGGCGTGGGCGCTGCAACTCGCGCTGCGCCTGCTGCGCCCCCAGGGCACGGTGGTCGACCTGGCCTTCTACCAGGCCGGCGCGGACGCCGTCCGGTTCGGCGAGGAGTTCCACCACAACGGCCTGTCGCTGCGCTGCGCGCAGATCGGCCGGGTGCCGCGCGGGCTCGCCCCCACCTGGGACCGGGAGCGGCTCTCCGCCGAGACCATCGACCTGCTGCGTGCGTACGGGGACGTGATCCGCAAGCAGCTGGTCTCGGCGGTGGTGCCGTTCGAGGAGGCGCCGACGCTGCTGACCGACCTCGCCGAGCGGCGCCGCCAGGAACTCCAGGTGGTGCTGGCCGTCTGA
- a CDS encoding Gfo/Idh/MocA family protein — protein sequence MRRCRVGLVGAGGVAQRHARVLGGFADVELVGVTDVLPEAAAELAGAHGARTFGDVDELLAAGPDAVYVCVPPFAHGPAEEAVVAAGVPMFVEKPVAVDLATAERIADLVARRGLLTGVGHHWRYLPVVRQARELLGDRPVRMVSGAWWDKVPPVAWWSRRDRSGGPVVEQAAHVLDLVRFLVGEATEVTAYGNGTPPPVDGADIDSVTTATLRFAGGAVGTLTAACVLGWKHRAGLEILADGLALSLTEDGLVVRDADGERRFDADPEAARVAVDRAFVDAVRGVGDDVRVPYAEALGTQRLALAVADSARTGRPVRLDTPTAAPLTTGVTVDA from the coding sequence ATGCGCAGGTGCCGGGTGGGACTGGTAGGGGCCGGCGGGGTGGCGCAACGCCACGCCCGGGTGTTGGGCGGCTTCGCGGACGTGGAGCTGGTCGGGGTGACCGACGTGCTGCCCGAGGCCGCGGCGGAACTGGCGGGCGCGCACGGCGCCCGGACCTTCGGCGACGTCGACGAGCTGCTGGCCGCCGGCCCGGACGCGGTCTACGTCTGCGTGCCGCCGTTCGCGCACGGGCCGGCGGAGGAGGCGGTCGTCGCGGCCGGGGTGCCGATGTTCGTGGAGAAGCCGGTCGCCGTCGACCTGGCGACCGCCGAGCGGATCGCCGACCTGGTGGCCCGGCGGGGGCTGCTCACCGGCGTCGGGCACCACTGGCGCTACCTGCCGGTGGTGCGGCAGGCCCGGGAGCTGCTCGGCGACCGTCCGGTACGGATGGTCAGCGGCGCGTGGTGGGACAAGGTGCCCCCGGTCGCGTGGTGGTCGCGGCGGGACCGCTCCGGCGGCCCGGTCGTCGAGCAGGCCGCCCACGTGCTGGACCTGGTCCGGTTCCTGGTCGGCGAGGCCACCGAGGTCACCGCGTACGGCAACGGCACCCCGCCGCCGGTCGACGGCGCCGACATCGACTCGGTGACCACCGCCACACTGCGCTTCGCCGGTGGCGCGGTCGGCACGCTCACCGCCGCCTGCGTGCTCGGCTGGAAGCACCGTGCCGGGCTGGAGATCCTCGCCGACGGGCTGGCCCTGTCGCTGACCGAGGACGGCCTGGTGGTGCGCGACGCCGACGGGGAGCGCCGCTTCGACGCCGACCCGGAGGCCGCCCGGGTGGCCGTGGACCGGGCCTTCGTCGACGCGGTGCGGGGTGTCGGCGACGACGTCCGCGTCCCGTACGCCGAGGCCCTCGGCACCCAGCGGCTCGCCCTCGCGGTCGCCGACTCCGCCCGCACCGGCCGGCCGGTACGCCTGGACACGCCCACCGCCGCGCCGCTCACCACGGGGGTGACCGTCGATGCGTGA
- a CDS encoding glucosyl-3-phosphoglycerate synthase: MEAWATYRTTSADDWPARRLMRAKGDSRVSVVLPAHNEEATVGAIVSTVREHLMERVALVDELIVVDSRSTDRTAQVARAAGAEVVSQDAMTRGLPRLTGKGDALWAGLAAADGDIVAFVDADLREFRPHFVTGLIGPLLTDPSVDFVKGFYHRPLVGVSSVEADGGGRVTELMARPMLNLFWPELAGFVQPLAGEYAGRREVLERVPFVSGYGVETAMLIDLLELVGLDALAQVDLGERKHRHQDTAALGRMSAQIMLTAWSRLQRRGWAAPGAMPAALLTQFRRGGSDALPNLDREIVVNDVSVEERPPLAELRHRIPRRRVAAA, from the coding sequence GTGGAGGCCTGGGCCACCTACCGCACCACGTCGGCGGACGACTGGCCGGCGCGGCGGCTGATGCGCGCCAAGGGGGACAGCAGGGTCAGCGTGGTCCTGCCGGCCCACAACGAGGAGGCGACGGTCGGCGCCATCGTGTCGACGGTCCGGGAGCACCTGATGGAGCGGGTGGCCCTGGTCGACGAGCTGATCGTGGTGGACTCCCGGTCGACCGACCGCACCGCCCAGGTGGCCCGCGCCGCCGGCGCGGAGGTGGTCAGCCAGGACGCGATGACCCGGGGTCTGCCCCGGCTGACCGGCAAGGGGGACGCCCTCTGGGCAGGGCTGGCCGCAGCCGACGGCGACATCGTGGCATTCGTCGACGCCGACCTGCGCGAGTTCCGCCCGCACTTCGTGACCGGGCTGATCGGCCCGCTGCTGACCGATCCCTCGGTGGATTTCGTGAAGGGCTTCTACCACCGCCCGCTGGTCGGGGTGTCCAGCGTGGAGGCCGATGGCGGCGGGCGGGTGACCGAGCTGATGGCCCGGCCGATGCTGAACCTGTTCTGGCCGGAGCTGGCGGGCTTCGTGCAGCCCCTCGCCGGTGAGTACGCCGGCCGCCGGGAGGTGCTGGAGCGGGTGCCGTTCGTCTCCGGCTACGGGGTCGAGACGGCGATGCTGATCGACCTGCTCGAGCTGGTCGGGTTGGACGCGCTGGCCCAGGTGGACCTGGGCGAGCGCAAGCACCGCCACCAGGACACCGCCGCGTTGGGCCGGATGTCGGCGCAGATCATGCTCACCGCCTGGTCGCGGTTGCAGCGGCGCGGCTGGGCGGCACCGGGCGCGATGCCCGCCGCCCTGCTGACCCAGTTCCGGCGCGGCGGCTCCGACGCCCTGCCGAACCTGGACCGGGAGATCGTCGTCAACGACGTCTCCGTCGAGGAACGGCCGCCCCTGGCGGAGCTGCGCCACCGCATCCCCCGCCGACGGGTCGCCGCGGCATGA
- a CDS encoding glycosyltransferase, with the protein MSLTVLMNAGPWLSVPPPGYGGIENVIATLVPELRRLGVRVVLASVDSSTLPVDEKFSVFPDGQFHALQRPYNQVCGISQAHLSGVVRVLHSRDDIDLVHDHVEAVGLATLAAMGPDAPPALHTLHWDLAKHPELYGNLDGGDRVRVSGVSASQLARAPRALREHSVGHVHLSTPLAVGADRRPRADKGDHLITLGRINPGKGQDVGARLAHQVGVPLVLAGPVGPYHRPEDLAAAGDEARQNPDVRFFYDEVAPHVDGDLVRWVGTVAGQERDDLVAGARASLFPLRWEEPGGTAVVESLALGTPVVATARGCLPELIENGRTGLLTTDEDELGDLLLAAGLLDPDECRREAALRFTPAVMAERYVDLYERVRQLAATPRLQPA; encoded by the coding sequence ATGAGCCTCACCGTCCTGATGAACGCCGGTCCGTGGCTGTCCGTGCCGCCGCCCGGCTACGGCGGCATCGAGAACGTGATCGCGACGCTGGTGCCGGAGCTGCGCCGGCTCGGCGTACGGGTGGTGCTCGCCTCGGTCGACAGCAGCACCCTGCCGGTCGACGAGAAGTTCTCGGTCTTCCCCGACGGGCAGTTCCACGCCCTGCAACGGCCGTACAACCAGGTCTGCGGCATCTCCCAGGCGCACCTGTCCGGAGTCGTGCGCGTGCTGCACTCCCGCGACGACATCGACCTGGTGCACGACCACGTGGAGGCCGTCGGCCTAGCCACGCTCGCCGCGATGGGCCCCGACGCCCCGCCGGCGCTGCACACGCTGCACTGGGACCTGGCCAAGCACCCGGAGCTCTACGGCAACCTCGACGGCGGCGACCGAGTCCGGGTCAGCGGGGTCTCCGCCTCGCAGCTGGCCCGCGCGCCCCGGGCGTTGCGGGAGCACTCGGTGGGGCATGTGCACCTGTCCACGCCGCTCGCCGTCGGTGCGGACCGCCGGCCCCGGGCGGACAAGGGCGACCATCTGATCACCCTGGGCCGGATCAACCCGGGCAAGGGTCAGGACGTGGGCGCGCGCCTCGCCCACCAGGTGGGGGTGCCGCTGGTGCTCGCCGGTCCCGTCGGCCCGTACCACCGGCCGGAGGACCTGGCCGCCGCCGGGGACGAGGCCCGGCAGAACCCGGACGTCCGGTTCTTCTACGACGAGGTGGCGCCGCACGTCGACGGCGACCTGGTCCGCTGGGTGGGCACGGTGGCCGGGCAGGAACGCGACGACCTGGTGGCCGGTGCCCGTGCCTCGCTGTTCCCGCTGCGCTGGGAGGAGCCGGGCGGCACGGCGGTGGTCGAGTCGCTGGCCCTGGGCACGCCGGTGGTCGCCACCGCCCGGGGCTGCCTGCCCGAGCTGATCGAGAACGGCCGCACCGGCCTGCTCACCACGGACGAGGACGAGCTGGGCGATCTGCTGCTGGCCGCCGGCCTGCTGGACCCGGACGAGTGCCGACGCGAGGCCGCGCTCCGCTTCACCCCCGCCGTGATGGCGGAGAGGTACGTGGACCTCTACGAGCGGGTCCGCCAGCTCGCCGCCACGCCGCGCCTGCAACCGGCCTGA
- a CDS encoding DUF4383 domain-containing protein, whose amino-acid sequence MTGPTAHSRARHNPADGKAPVKRAATTVAVVFLVVGVLGFVPGVTSDFYDLRFAGHDSDAKLFGLFQVSVLHNIVHLLFGVAGLVLGRTVTGARTYLVGGGAIYLVLWLYGLVIDHDSTANFIPVNNADNWLHLFLGLGMIALGILTTRGRPRR is encoded by the coding sequence GTGACCGGTCCCACGGCGCACTCCCGCGCCCGGCACAACCCGGCCGACGGCAAGGCGCCCGTGAAGCGCGCCGCCACCACCGTGGCGGTGGTCTTCCTCGTTGTCGGCGTGCTCGGCTTCGTGCCGGGCGTCACCAGCGACTTCTACGACCTGCGCTTCGCCGGGCACGACTCGGACGCCAAACTGTTCGGGCTGTTCCAGGTCTCGGTCCTGCACAACATCGTCCACCTGCTCTTCGGGGTGGCCGGGCTGGTGCTGGGCCGCACCGTCACGGGCGCGCGGACGTACCTGGTCGGCGGCGGCGCGATCTACCTGGTGCTCTGGCTCTACGGTCTGGTGATCGACCACGACAGCACGGCGAACTTCATCCCGGTCAACAACGCCGACAACTGGCTGCACCTGTTCCTCGGCCTGGGCATGATCGCGCTCGGCATCCTGACCACCCGGGGCCGCCCCCGCCGGTGA
- a CDS encoding ATP-binding protein translates to MPSRITCEVRDGAPVTVVRLRGGLDLGTMRTVHTALDGCLADQPDALVVDLTDVTVRDPLALSVFAATARRAAGWPAVPVVLCAPPPEAAGWLAQSTACRVVPVRRDCAEATRVANAAAAPRLRARLEPVAEACRRARELVTDACARWHLPEAVGPASLVLSELVGNVVRHAGTPMRVTLTLRRPYLHLTVTDGSRTAVRTGSPDPRAEGGRGLMLVRELAQRWGSVPVGDGKVVWAILPAN, encoded by the coding sequence ATGCCGAGCCGGATCACCTGCGAGGTGCGAGACGGGGCACCCGTTACCGTCGTACGCCTTCGTGGCGGTCTGGACCTCGGCACCATGCGCACGGTGCACACCGCGTTGGACGGCTGCCTCGCCGACCAGCCCGACGCCCTCGTGGTGGACCTCACCGACGTCACCGTCCGTGATCCGCTCGCCCTCTCGGTCTTCGCCGCCACCGCCCGCCGGGCCGCCGGCTGGCCGGCGGTACCCGTCGTGCTCTGCGCCCCGCCGCCCGAGGCGGCGGGTTGGCTGGCGCAGTCGACCGCCTGCCGGGTGGTGCCCGTACGCCGCGACTGCGCCGAGGCGACCCGGGTGGCGAACGCGGCGGCGGCGCCCCGGCTGCGGGCCAGGCTCGAACCGGTCGCGGAGGCCTGCCGGCGGGCGCGGGAGCTGGTCACCGACGCGTGCGCCCGGTGGCACCTGCCGGAGGCCGTCGGCCCGGCGTCGCTGGTGCTCAGCGAGCTGGTCGGCAACGTGGTCCGGCACGCCGGCACGCCGATGCGGGTGACGCTCACCCTGCGCCGGCCCTACCTGCACCTGACGGTGACCGACGGCAGCCGGACGGCGGTCCGGACCGGCTCCCCCGACCCGCGGGCCGAGGGCGGCCGTGGGCTGATGCTCGTCCGCGAGCTGGCCCAGCGGTGGGGCAGCGTGCCCGTCGGCGACGGGAAGGTCGTCTGGGCGATCTTGCCCGCGAATTGA